The following are from one region of the Scylla paramamosain isolate STU-SP2022 chromosome 45, ASM3559412v1, whole genome shotgun sequence genome:
- the LOC135094417 gene encoding uncharacterized protein LOC135094417 — MHPFKYSPHEIEWTTQHPYLGIWMDENLEFRRHVKSIQERTNTRLKAMRAITATEGGANFKVLRLLYIQAIRSIVDYAAPLLAIISPYKMEDLEKLQNEALRIMLGAPRWTKLVNMRAEADLPLLAHRIHAMNTSLLAKTLSQTKYTTAARKVHQSLAHNEELFTKKTWAQKMAQGIKTLQMQTPLTARTTDAQHPDYQPPPPWQESDYNFSVTKLTASKTSLSADALAAQAQQALHAVNDRNMEVYFTDGSVDPNTHRAAAAFLHHTGTGIFRLPDHSSTLQTELAAIGKALEDARHKHKDILIHTDSLGAIQCLQQTHSGDNIRLITTIHANAQAIRRRNRKITINWIPSHTNITGNDLADTAAKDGLLLPTVTSHVVPSRAQVSSTAKKTCKQLCTQAVRSQIAEGSPSATWYGTATANTAPPADTLPRRTRTRLHRLRLGYHCLAELNDTLPLTCEHCDYPRTHPYDTTLKTAQAQLRSYTDTHTTHHTYCNKQTPTD; from the coding sequence ATGCACCCCTTTAAGTACAGCCCCCATGAAATTGAGTGGACAACCCAACATCCTTACTTAGGAATATGGATGGATGAAAACCTAGAATTCAGACGGCACGTGAAGTCCATACAAGAAAGAACCAACACCAGGCTCAAAGCTATGAGAGCCATCACTGCAACAGAAGGCGGTGCCAACTTTAAAGTGCTAAGGCTACTCTACATCCAGGCCATAAGGTCCATTGTAGACTACGCAGCCCCACTTCTAGCTATCATATCACCATACAAGATGGAGGACCTCGAGAAACTCCAAAATGAAGCGCTCCGCATCATGTTGGGGGCACCTCGCTGGACGAAGCTTGTCAACATGAGAGCGGAGGCCGATCTACCACTACTTGCCCATCGTATCCATGCCATGAACACCTCACTCCTTGCCAAGACACTTTCCCAAACCAAATACACAACAGCCGCCAGAAAAGTTCATCAGAGTCTCGCCCACAATGAAGAACTCTTTACCAAGAAAACTTGGGCACAGAAAATGGCCCAGGGCATTAAGACGCTACAGATGCAAACACCATTAACCGCAAGAACAACAGATGCCCAGCACCCCGACTATCAACCACCTCCTCCATGGCAAGAGTCTGATTATAACTTTTCTGTTACCAAACTAACTGCCAGCAAAACATCTCTCAGCGCCGACGCCCTCGCAGCCCAAGCTCAACAAGCTCTTCACGCAGTGAATGACAGGAACATGGAGGTCTATTTCACAGACGGATCAGTggaccccaacacacacagagcagcagcagccttcTTGCACCACACAGGAACAGGCATATTCCGCCTCCCCGACCACTCCTCCACGCTCCAAACTGAGCTAGCTGCCATCGGGAAGGCACTAGAAGATGCACGtcacaaacacaaagacatCCTAATCCACACCGACTCGTTGGGCGCCATACAGTGCCTCCAGCAGACACACTCAGGAGACAACATacgcctcatcaccaccatccatgCCAACGCACAGGCCATCCgcagaaggaacaggaagatcACAATTAACTGGATCCCCAGCCACACAAATATCACAGGAAACGATTTAGCAGACACCGCAGCGAAAGATGGACTCCTACTCCCTACTGTGACGAGCCACGTAGTACCATCCCGAGCGCAAGTCAGCAGCACCGCCAAGAAAACCTGCAAGCAATTATGCACCCAAGCAGTAAGAAGTCAGATTGCTGAAGGGTCACCAAGTGCAACCTGGTATGGCACAGCAACTGCAAACACCGCACCACCTGCTGACACACTACCACGACGCACACGTACACGATTACACAGACTACGACTCGGCTACCACTGCCTAGCCGAGCTCAACGATACACTACCACTCACATGCGAACACTGCGACTACCCTCGTACACACCCCTACGACACTACATTGAAGACTGCCCAAGCACAGCTCCGTTCctacacagacacgcacacgaCGCACCACACATACTGCAACAAACAGACACCAACAGACTGA